A stretch of the Azorhizobium caulinodans ORS 571 genome encodes the following:
- a CDS encoding glycosyltransferase, with the protein MSATHPVAIYVDARALQDPDYRFRGIGQHASSLLEALRRRSWNGPRPRLIAVVDVAREPLHDQHRRIFDEVTSRTSPSNMGSRKGAVWYITLSPMTHDPVWARHFLEDTSIYRICLFYDLIQLQYPERYLANAKARTEFLICLSWLSRYDAFAAISQFTADELIARVKVPAGKVFVSHVAVRQSLEPEVNEAPLPRSERRWIVVAGGGDPRKNVECAIRAHARSAKLAEAGIKLVIFGNYPETMRAEFRSIYAEEGGTFKDLQFLAHQTDSELHNIYRQGLATVVPSRAEGFSIPIIESSAAGTPALASDVGAHPELIRDAAWRFDPDDPEKLQAQLEKLALDPVAWTELQTEQRDLWQGYRERIIGQRFIDGILERQPAQLPSAAVLRKAKPKIAILTPLPPAHSGVADYSAYTLRPLKAVADLHMFTQTPGAFWEEGWAGLGRVSDLKFRSDRFDAVISIAGNSDHHSEIIDYLLENGGACIAHDARQLDFYMHVKGAQKTVELASAEMGRPVSLSEVTTWLQNQRNLPVLFLSEIVRAANPTIVHSPKTADIIEQLYGTKVKVLPFAQYRDLPADILETSCRESARRKLGIPSDEVVLTTFGAAGATKGLEALIPTLGMLHRWGVKARLVFCGEAQMGFFQHIIDAATRIDIEPYLTYFDKPVSEETYVDYLAASDIGIQLREYFMGGLSGALNDCIAAGLPSVANTHLAEAMNAPGYVRRVPDGLSPVLIAEAVMELLEQGIHLRRPAEQARAAHAERQPKEYCRQLLAALGIDAGALSANR; encoded by the coding sequence ATGTCAGCAACCCATCCCGTCGCCATATATGTTGATGCCAGAGCACTTCAGGACCCGGATTACCGTTTTCGCGGAATAGGGCAGCATGCCTCTTCATTGTTGGAAGCTCTCCGTCGCCGCTCATGGAATGGTCCCCGGCCCCGCCTGATCGCCGTGGTCGATGTGGCGCGGGAGCCATTGCACGATCAGCATCGACGCATCTTCGACGAAGTGACCAGCCGGACGTCGCCCTCGAACATGGGCTCACGTAAAGGAGCGGTGTGGTACATTACGCTTTCGCCCATGACTCACGACCCTGTTTGGGCGAGGCATTTTCTCGAAGATACATCTATTTACAGAATATGCCTGTTTTATGATCTCATCCAACTTCAGTACCCGGAGCGCTACCTTGCAAATGCCAAGGCTCGCACCGAATTCCTGATCTGCCTGTCTTGGCTGAGCCGTTATGATGCCTTTGCCGCGATCTCACAGTTCACGGCGGATGAACTGATCGCACGCGTCAAGGTGCCAGCTGGCAAAGTCTTCGTTTCGCACGTTGCTGTTCGCCAGTCGCTGGAACCCGAGGTAAACGAAGCGCCTCTGCCGCGATCAGAACGCCGATGGATCGTTGTTGCGGGAGGCGGCGACCCTCGAAAGAACGTGGAGTGTGCGATCAGGGCCCATGCACGCTCCGCAAAGCTTGCCGAAGCCGGGATCAAGCTCGTCATCTTCGGAAACTATCCCGAAACGATGCGCGCAGAGTTCCGCTCGATCTACGCCGAAGAGGGAGGCACGTTCAAGGATCTGCAGTTCCTCGCGCATCAGACGGACTCCGAACTGCACAACATCTACCGGCAGGGACTGGCGACCGTCGTGCCCTCTCGCGCGGAAGGCTTTTCTATCCCGATCATTGAGAGTAGCGCTGCCGGTACCCCCGCTCTTGCTTCCGACGTCGGCGCCCACCCGGAACTCATTCGGGATGCTGCGTGGCGGTTTGACCCCGATGATCCGGAAAAGCTTCAGGCGCAGCTTGAGAAACTCGCACTGGATCCTGTTGCCTGGACCGAGCTTCAGACCGAGCAGCGCGATCTCTGGCAGGGATACAGGGAACGGATTATCGGTCAGCGCTTCATAGATGGGATACTTGAACGGCAGCCAGCCCAGCTCCCTTCAGCCGCTGTACTGCGCAAGGCGAAGCCCAAAATCGCTATACTCACTCCGCTCCCGCCAGCGCATTCGGGCGTCGCGGATTATTCTGCCTATACACTGCGCCCGCTCAAGGCGGTCGCCGACCTGCATATGTTCACGCAGACCCCGGGCGCCTTTTGGGAAGAAGGCTGGGCCGGTCTGGGACGTGTCTCCGATCTGAAATTCCGGTCGGATCGCTTCGATGCCGTGATTTCGATCGCGGGCAATTCGGACCATCACTCCGAGATCATTGATTATCTGCTGGAGAATGGCGGCGCCTGCATCGCCCATGACGCACGGCAGCTCGATTTCTACATGCACGTCAAGGGTGCTCAAAAGACAGTTGAGCTCGCCTCCGCCGAAATGGGTCGACCGGTAAGCCTTTCCGAGGTTACGACATGGCTCCAGAATCAGCGCAACCTGCCGGTGTTATTTCTGTCTGAGATTGTTCGGGCCGCAAATCCGACGATTGTCCACTCTCCGAAGACAGCCGATATCATCGAGCAACTCTACGGTACCAAGGTTAAGGTCCTGCCCTTCGCTCAGTATCGAGACCTCCCGGCAGATATTCTGGAAACGTCATGCCGCGAGAGCGCGCGTCGGAAGCTTGGAATTCCGTCAGACGAGGTGGTCCTCACGACATTCGGCGCGGCGGGAGCGACCAAGGGGCTCGAGGCCCTCATACCGACCCTGGGTATGCTGCACCGTTGGGGTGTCAAGGCGCGTCTCGTATTCTGCGGAGAAGCCCAGATGGGCTTCTTCCAGCACATTATCGATGCGGCCACGCGCATCGATATCGAGCCGTACCTGACATACTTCGACAAGCCTGTCTCTGAAGAGACCTATGTGGATTACCTTGCTGCATCGGATATCGGAATCCAGCTACGCGAATACTTCATGGGTGGACTGTCGGGTGCTCTCAACGACTGTATCGCAGCGGGTCTGCCATCAGTTGCTAACACGCATCTGGCGGAAGCGATGAACGCACCCGGTTACGTCCGCCGCGTCCCGGACGGACTGTCTCCGGTGCTGATTGCGGAGGCCGTGATGGAGCTGCTGGAGCAGGGAATCCATTTGCGCCGACCGGCCGAACAGGCTCGTGCCGCCCATGCAGAACGGCAGCCGAAGGAATATTGCAGGCAGTTGTTGGCAGCGCTCGGCATAGATGCCGGCGCGCTGAGTGCTAATCGATGA
- a CDS encoding class I SAM-dependent methyltransferase: MSEAYRKIDGCRVSGSKNLVTVLQLGHQELTGVFPAPGQAVTSGPLDLVWCPDSGLLQLAHTYNSSEMYGENYGYRSGLNASMVRHLTQKIGFLEKLSGVKPGDVVLDIGSNDCTSLKAYSTQGLKRIGIDPTGAKFRQYYPDDVKLVPDFFSAANFRSVSDQAATVVTSIAMFYDLDDPIAFARDIASVLAPNGIWHFEQSYMPAMLRTTSYDTICHEHLEYYSLGVVKLIVEAAGLKLIDVQMNGVNGGSFAVTAAPKGSTLPANEAVINWLLEQEDRMGLNTVRPFREFEDRVFRHKADLTRLLKALAADGKKVFGYGASTKGNVTLQFCGITTAEMPVIAEVNPDKFGKVTPGTHIPIVSEAEARAMKPDYFLVLPWHFKEGILQREQEYIAKGGKFIFPFPEIEIV, from the coding sequence ATGAGCGAGGCTTACAGGAAGATTGATGGGTGCCGTGTGAGCGGCTCCAAGAATCTCGTCACGGTGCTTCAGCTGGGCCATCAGGAGCTGACGGGCGTGTTCCCGGCGCCGGGGCAAGCCGTGACCTCGGGCCCGCTGGACCTCGTCTGGTGCCCCGACAGCGGCCTGCTCCAGCTCGCCCACACCTACAACTCCTCCGAGATGTATGGCGAGAACTACGGCTACCGCTCGGGTCTCAATGCCTCGATGGTGCGCCATCTCACGCAGAAGATCGGCTTTCTCGAGAAGCTCTCCGGCGTGAAGCCCGGCGACGTGGTGCTGGATATCGGCTCGAACGACTGCACCTCGCTCAAGGCCTACAGCACGCAGGGCCTGAAGCGCATCGGCATCGACCCGACGGGCGCCAAGTTCCGCCAGTATTATCCGGACGATGTGAAGCTGGTGCCGGATTTCTTCTCCGCCGCCAACTTCCGCTCGGTGAGCGACCAGGCTGCGACCGTCGTGACTTCCATCGCGATGTTCTATGATCTGGACGATCCGATCGCGTTTGCCCGCGACATCGCCTCGGTGCTGGCGCCCAACGGCATCTGGCACTTCGAGCAGAGCTACATGCCGGCGATGCTGCGGACCACGTCGTACGACACCATCTGCCACGAGCATCTCGAATATTACAGCCTCGGTGTGGTGAAGCTCATCGTGGAGGCCGCCGGGCTGAAGCTCATCGACGTGCAGATGAACGGCGTAAACGGCGGCAGCTTCGCCGTCACCGCCGCTCCGAAGGGCTCGACCCTTCCGGCGAACGAGGCGGTCATCAACTGGCTGCTCGAGCAGGAAGACCGCATGGGCCTGAACACGGTTCGCCCCTTCCGTGAGTTCGAGGACCGGGTGTTCCGCCACAAGGCCGACCTGACGCGGCTGCTGAAGGCGCTCGCCGCCGACGGCAAGAAGGTCTTCGGCTATGGCGCCTCGACCAAGGGCAACGTGACGCTCCAGTTCTGCGGCATCACCACCGCCGAGATGCCGGTGATCGCCGAGGTGAACCCGGACAAGTTCGGCAAGGTCACCCCCGGCACGCACATCCCGATCGTCTCCGAGGCCGAAGCCCGCGCCATGAAGCCGGACTACTTCCTCGTCCTGCCGTGGCACTTCAAGGAAGGCATCCTGCAGCGCGAGCAGGAATATATCGCCAAGGGCGGCAAGTTCATCTTCCCGTTCCCGGAAATCGAAATCGTCTGA
- a CDS encoding GDP-mannose 4,6-dehydratase, giving the protein MPGNPVLLLVGGTGFVGGHLAPALVAAFPRHRRVMLSRGEASARPDWETLEGDLSDAVAMDRIVAELRPEVVIHLAAQASVVSDPNATWVVNCGGTFNLARAVARHVPRGLFFFSSSGEIYGESFNDGPAREDTAPRPMNAYAGSKLAAEAVLRALLPQEWRLVIARAFNHTGPGQDERFVLPSFAAQIARIEAGQIAPRIRVGNLAAERDFLHVKDVVAAYIALLHYEGPERRILVNVASGHVYGISDLLERLRGSARRPFEVEIDPARMRPSDIPCAAGDPSLLKQLVNWTPRHSIQETLDELLDWWRAAVLSGRGEGVSTNH; this is encoded by the coding sequence ATGCCGGGCAATCCCGTTCTGCTCCTGGTCGGCGGGACCGGCTTTGTCGGTGGTCATTTGGCACCCGCTCTCGTTGCCGCGTTCCCGCGGCACCGCAGGGTCATGTTGAGCCGCGGTGAAGCAAGCGCGCGGCCCGACTGGGAGACGCTGGAGGGCGACCTCTCCGATGCGGTTGCGATGGATCGGATCGTGGCCGAGCTGCGGCCGGAGGTGGTGATCCATCTCGCGGCGCAGGCGTCCGTGGTCAGTGATCCCAACGCGACCTGGGTTGTGAACTGCGGCGGCACCTTCAATCTGGCCCGCGCCGTCGCACGCCACGTCCCCCGAGGGCTCTTCTTCTTCTCGTCGTCCGGCGAGATTTATGGCGAGAGCTTCAACGACGGTCCGGCTCGCGAAGATACCGCGCCCAGGCCGATGAACGCCTATGCCGGTTCAAAGCTGGCGGCGGAAGCCGTCCTGCGCGCGCTGCTCCCGCAGGAATGGCGGCTCGTGATCGCACGGGCCTTCAACCATACGGGGCCGGGACAGGACGAGCGGTTCGTCCTGCCCTCGTTCGCCGCCCAGATCGCACGGATCGAAGCCGGGCAGATCGCTCCGCGGATCCGTGTCGGCAACCTCGCCGCCGAGCGCGACTTCCTGCATGTGAAGGACGTCGTGGCCGCCTACATCGCGCTGCTGCACTATGAGGGGCCGGAACGGCGGATTCTGGTGAATGTCGCCTCCGGCCACGTGTACGGCATCTCCGACCTGCTGGAGCGGCTGCGTGGGAGCGCACGGCGTCCGTTCGAGGTTGAGATCGACCCGGCCAGGATGCGTCCGTCGGACATTCCCTGTGCTGCCGGTGATCCCTCCCTGCTCAAGCAACTGGTGAACTGGACGCCCCGGCATTCCATCCAGGAAACGCTGGATGAGTTGCTGGATTGGTGGCGGGCGGCGGTCCTCTCGGGCAGGGGCGAAGGCGTCAGCACCAATCATTAG
- the gmd gene encoding GDP-mannose 4,6-dehydratase: protein MTKRALITGITGQDGAYLSQFLLEKGYEVHGVVRRSSHLGVADHRLRWLGVEKDVAMLDGNLSDLSSLIRLVEQVKPDEVYNLAAQSFVASSWQQPILTANITAVGVTNVLEAVRIVAPQARFYQASSSEMYGKIQEAAQSETTPFYPRSPYAVAKLYGHWITVNYRESFGLHASSGILFNHESPLRGIEFVTRKVTDGVARIKLGLEKELRLGNIDAKRDWGHAKDYVRAMWLMLQQDAADDYVVATGTTTTVRDMCRIAFSHVGLNIDDHLVIDPAFFRPAEVDVLLGNPAKAKAKLGWEPQITLDQMIREMVDADLARLKRA from the coding sequence ATGACCAAGCGTGCTTTGATCACCGGTATCACAGGCCAGGATGGTGCCTACCTTTCCCAGTTCCTGCTGGAAAAGGGATATGAGGTGCATGGAGTGGTTCGCCGCTCGTCGCACCTTGGGGTGGCAGATCACCGCTTGCGCTGGCTGGGCGTCGAAAAGGACGTCGCCATGCTGGATGGCAACCTGTCCGACCTTTCCAGCCTCATCCGGCTGGTGGAGCAGGTGAAGCCGGACGAGGTCTACAACCTCGCGGCCCAGTCGTTCGTCGCCTCCTCCTGGCAGCAGCCCATCCTGACGGCGAACATCACCGCCGTGGGCGTCACCAACGTGCTGGAAGCGGTCCGCATCGTCGCCCCGCAGGCGCGCTTCTATCAGGCCTCCTCCTCCGAGATGTACGGCAAGATCCAGGAAGCCGCGCAGAGCGAGACCACGCCCTTCTACCCGCGCTCGCCCTATGCGGTGGCCAAGCTCTATGGCCACTGGATCACGGTGAACTATCGCGAGAGCTTCGGGCTGCACGCCTCCTCGGGCATCCTGTTCAACCACGAAAGCCCGCTGCGCGGCATTGAGTTCGTGACCCGCAAGGTCACCGACGGCGTCGCCCGCATCAAGCTCGGCCTCGAGAAGGAGCTGCGCCTCGGCAATATCGACGCCAAGCGCGACTGGGGCCATGCCAAGGATTACGTCCGCGCCATGTGGCTGATGCTGCAGCAGGACGCGGCCGACGACTATGTGGTCGCCACCGGCACCACCACCACCGTGCGCGACATGTGCCGCATCGCCTTCAGCCATGTGGGCCTGAACATCGACGATCATCTGGTGATCGACCCGGCCTTCTTCCGCCCTGCGGAAGTGGACGTGCTGCTCGGCAATCCGGCGAAGGCGAAGGCCAAGCTCGGCTGGGAGCCCCAGATCACGCTCGACCAGATGATCCGCGAAATGGTGGATGCCGATCTCGCTCGCCTGAAGCGGGCGTGA
- a CDS encoding tetratricopeptide repeat protein — protein sequence MIGNIISHLSPKRVFAVRHLRAADAARDAQNWALAVAGYRAYLDLMPQDWGIRVQLGHALKESGDLRAAEAAYSAAATGNPSDADVLIHLGHLLKRLNRPAEARTFFERSVALLEENANLPGGDRLLQAAKEGLASQALATADAARDAKKWRDAAEHYRTYLDAFPGNQAIWIQLGNVAKEAGDFSTADDAYSKAIALDATNYEPHLQQGHLLKRLGRPDQARRAYVRANELGAGWLAQTELARPGEHPSEGAPTQPPAPADAATAELRNAADAELRSRNWIKAFETYQRYTSANPSDKEAWLNLAKTLTHIGRYRLAEDARMRAERLA from the coding sequence ATGATTGGGAATATCATCAGCCACCTTTCACCGAAGAGGGTTTTCGCGGTCCGGCATCTACGCGCAGCTGACGCAGCCAGGGACGCACAGAACTGGGCGCTGGCAGTTGCTGGCTATCGAGCTTACCTCGACCTGATGCCCCAGGACTGGGGCATCCGCGTTCAACTTGGGCATGCTCTCAAGGAGAGCGGCGATCTTCGGGCTGCGGAGGCTGCTTATTCGGCAGCCGCGACGGGAAACCCGTCAGATGCGGATGTTCTCATTCACCTCGGGCATCTGCTGAAGCGCCTGAACCGCCCCGCCGAGGCGCGCACGTTCTTTGAACGCAGCGTCGCGCTCCTCGAAGAGAATGCCAACCTGCCCGGCGGCGACCGCCTTTTGCAGGCCGCGAAGGAGGGCCTCGCATCGCAAGCGCTGGCGACGGCCGATGCGGCCCGCGATGCAAAAAAGTGGCGCGACGCGGCGGAGCATTATCGCACGTATCTGGACGCATTTCCCGGCAACCAGGCGATTTGGATCCAGCTCGGCAACGTGGCCAAGGAAGCGGGCGACTTCAGCACGGCGGATGACGCCTACAGCAAGGCCATTGCGCTCGACGCAACCAATTATGAGCCGCACCTGCAACAAGGCCATCTCCTCAAGCGGCTTGGGCGGCCGGACCAGGCGAGACGCGCCTATGTGCGTGCAAACGAACTGGGTGCGGGATGGCTGGCGCAGACGGAATTGGCCCGGCCCGGCGAACATCCCTCCGAGGGTGCCCCCACCCAGCCGCCCGCTCCGGCGGACGCCGCCACTGCTGAACTCCGGAACGCTGCAGATGCCGAACTGCGCAGCCGGAACTGGATAAAGGCTTTCGAGACGTATCAGCGTTACACCTCCGCCAACCCGAGCGACAAGGAAGCGTGGTTGAACCTCGCTAAAACCTTGACCCATATCGGGCGCTATCGGCTGGCAGAGGACGCCAGGATGAGAGCAGAACGGCTGGCATGA
- a CDS encoding cytochrome P450 has protein sequence MLQLLQKPAPILEERGPDWFAPARPRPHDKRLPPLDLILAAKRNLISLWHVNDYRPTHGDMRLFGRQVFLANSPETVKYVMATRHDNYERKSPQMRRALENLLGDGLFISDGETWRRRRPLVSDIVHKNRVPAFGLTMEAVTLSFVERWRARPAGEPFNALTEMAELTAEIISRAVFGNELGARAAHDVVDAFTRYQGLIDNFNIGYFLGANEGLPVFRGPRLRRSVAQLDRVIDKVVTDHLEGRGEHDSMLDLLVKRQQKSPDLGLDVSALRNEAATIFMAGHETTAGVLTWAWYLISNAPWVEEAVLAELDRVCGSRTPTVDDVAQLDWCRSVIEETLRLYPPVPILARQAKDADTIAGIDIDPAALVVVVPWLLHRSEGLWDQPERFRPERFLTDRPTPYTYIPFAIGPRICAGLAFGLTEAILCFAILIQQFRIRVLPGTKVEPVSRLTLRPAGGLPVTAERRV, from the coding sequence ATGCTGCAGCTCTTGCAAAAGCCGGCGCCGATCCTGGAAGAGCGGGGACCAGACTGGTTCGCCCCCGCCCGTCCGCGTCCGCACGACAAGCGCCTGCCGCCACTCGATCTGATCCTCGCCGCCAAGCGCAACCTGATCTCGCTTTGGCACGTGAACGACTACCGCCCGACCCATGGCGACATGCGCCTGTTCGGCCGGCAGGTGTTCCTCGCCAATTCCCCTGAGACCGTGAAGTACGTCATGGCCACCCGCCATGACAATTACGAGCGAAAGAGCCCGCAGATGCGTCGGGCGCTGGAAAATCTGCTCGGCGACGGCCTCTTCATCTCCGACGGCGAAACCTGGCGGCGGCGGCGGCCGCTGGTTAGCGACATCGTGCACAAGAACCGGGTGCCGGCCTTCGGCCTCACCATGGAAGCGGTGACGCTCTCCTTCGTGGAGCGCTGGCGCGCGCGCCCGGCCGGGGAACCCTTCAACGCACTCACCGAGATGGCGGAGCTCACCGCCGAGATCATCTCGCGCGCCGTCTTCGGCAACGAACTGGGCGCGCGAGCGGCCCATGACGTGGTGGACGCCTTCACCCGCTATCAGGGTCTCATCGACAATTTCAACATCGGCTATTTCCTCGGTGCCAACGAGGGCCTGCCAGTGTTCCGGGGCCCGCGCCTGCGCCGCTCGGTGGCCCAGCTCGACCGGGTGATCGACAAGGTGGTGACGGACCATCTGGAAGGGCGCGGCGAGCATGATTCCATGCTCGATCTGCTGGTGAAACGCCAACAGAAAAGCCCCGACCTCGGCCTCGACGTCTCCGCCCTGCGCAACGAGGCGGCGACCATCTTCATGGCCGGCCACGAGACCACCGCCGGCGTGCTCACCTGGGCCTGGTATCTCATCTCCAACGCGCCCTGGGTGGAAGAGGCTGTGCTGGCGGAACTCGACCGCGTCTGCGGCAGCCGCACGCCCACCGTGGACGACGTGGCGCAGCTCGACTGGTGCCGCTCGGTCATCGAGGAGACCCTGCGCCTGTATCCGCCGGTGCCCATCCTCGCCCGGCAGGCGAAGGACGCCGACACCATCGCCGGCATCGACATCGACCCGGCCGCGCTGGTGGTGGTGGTTCCGTGGCTGCTGCACCGCTCCGAGGGCCTGTGGGACCAGCCGGAGCGCTTCCGCCCCGAGCGCTTCCTCACCGACCGCCCGACGCCCTACACCTACATTCCCTTCGCCATAGGCCCGCGCATCTGCGCCGGCCTCGCCTTCGGACTGACGGAGGCGATTCTGTGCTTCGCCATCCTCATCCAGCAGTTCCGCATCCGCGTCCTTCCCGGCACCAAGGTCGAACCCGTCAGCCGCCTCACGCTGCGGCCGGCAGGCGGCCTGCCAGTGACAGCGGAGAGGCGTGTATAA